A portion of the Pedobacter cryoconitis genome contains these proteins:
- a CDS encoding Crp/Fnr family transcriptional regulator: MINDFLKSFGILTNADIHDFQHLGIIKHLQKGDFFISEGKSCKEVAFIKSGILRSFFTPESGEEITYCITFPNTLMTAYSSFITSLPTLENIQAMAPCELLVIQKTDIDQLAKSSINWITFFKIIAEQQYIELEKRLFLFQKEKAKKRYMDLLENQPTYVQQIPLQYLASYLGITPRHLSRLRKEIVF; encoded by the coding sequence ATGATAAATGACTTTTTAAAAAGCTTCGGTATACTAACAAATGCTGACATCCATGATTTCCAGCACCTTGGCATAATAAAACATCTTCAGAAAGGAGATTTCTTTATCAGTGAAGGAAAGTCATGTAAAGAAGTCGCCTTCATTAAAAGTGGAATATTACGCTCTTTTTTCACTCCGGAATCAGGAGAAGAAATTACTTACTGTATTACCTTCCCTAATACACTAATGACCGCATATTCTTCATTCATCACTTCACTCCCTACTTTGGAAAATATACAAGCCATGGCCCCCTGTGAATTATTAGTGATACAAAAGACAGACATTGATCAGTTAGCTAAGTCCAGCATAAACTGGATCACATTCTTTAAAATAATTGCAGAACAACAATATATAGAACTGGAAAAACGCTTATTTCTTTTTCAAAAAGAGAAAGCTAAGAAGAGATATATGGATCTTCTTGAAAATCAGCCAACCTATGTTCAGCAAATTCCATTACAATACCTCGCTTCCTACCTTGGGATTACCCCAAGACACCTGAGCCGTTTAAGAAAGGAAATCGTTTTTTAG
- a CDS encoding RNA polymerase sigma factor, giving the protein MLLKHVTYNSWNDAQLVASMTAGDKAAFDEIYERYWNKLYNESYKRLRSIEQVEELVQSVFVDLWSKKERKNIVNIYAYLITAVRYQVFILYKKGQTLPQFEEPLDDMVHSCSEADSLLNEKEIRNYIAVWLAMQPEKRGEIFRMKFMEEMTTREISEKLGLSQKTVQNQILTSHASLKQFLERLMVMMSVM; this is encoded by the coding sequence ATGCTACTAAAACATGTCACTTACAACTCTTGGAATGATGCTCAATTAGTCGCATCAATGACTGCAGGGGATAAGGCTGCTTTCGATGAGATTTATGAAAGATACTGGAATAAACTCTATAATGAGAGCTACAAAAGATTAAGAAGTATAGAGCAGGTCGAAGAACTTGTTCAATCCGTTTTTGTAGACCTGTGGTCCAAGAAAGAAAGAAAAAACATTGTAAATATCTATGCCTATTTGATTACGGCTGTTCGCTACCAGGTTTTCATATTGTATAAAAAAGGCCAGACCCTGCCTCAGTTTGAAGAACCTTTAGATGACATGGTACACTCCTGTTCAGAAGCTGATTCTTTACTCAACGAAAAAGAAATCAGAAATTATATAGCCGTTTGGCTAGCGATGCAACCTGAAAAACGTGGAGAAATATTCAGAATGAAATTCATGGAAGAAATGACAACCAGGGAGATTAGCGAAAAGTTAGGACTCAGTCAGAAAACCGTCCAAAATCAAATTTTAACAAGTCATGCCAGCCTAAAACAGTTCTTAGAAAGATTAATGGTAATGATGTCTGTAATGTAA
- a CDS encoding RNA polymerase sigma factor, with protein MPYLKNIIMRETESLTLVANKQASIRSLYDKHASMLLGYIFEIVKNQKLAEEYLVKVFCDIAQHFNEIDWDETNNWCQLKRFAQNKLNQLTDSGRMASDLKDMGLQVSGSHESHTRFPDYFTEEQHHIFYSVYYYGKSVETISKELNKEEESIRKTLKEAFAIMRKSCEN; from the coding sequence ATGCCTTACCTCAAAAATATAATCATGCGAGAAACTGAATCATTAACACTAGTAGCAAATAAACAAGCAAGTATACGTAGCCTGTATGATAAGCACGCAAGTATGTTATTAGGCTATATTTTTGAAATTGTAAAGAACCAAAAACTGGCTGAGGAATATCTGGTGAAAGTATTTTGTGATATTGCCCAACACTTTAATGAAATAGACTGGGATGAAACTAATAATTGGTGTCAGCTAAAAAGGTTTGCCCAGAATAAGTTAAACCAGTTAACAGATTCCGGTAGAATGGCCAGTGATCTTAAAGATATGGGGTTACAGGTTTCGGGAAGTCATGAATCTCACACCAGATTTCCTGATTATTTTACTGAAGAACAACATCATATTTTTTATAGTGTTTATTATTACGGAAAATCGGTTGAAACGATTTCAAAAGAATTAAATAAAGAAGAGGAATCAATCAGGAAGACTTTAAAAGAGGCTTTCGCTATAATGAGGAAAAGTTGTGAAAATTAA
- a CDS encoding helix-turn-helix domain-containing protein — protein MKSIESVQEFYTRVPLANPLGLTLDNAGSGHFNVFSRANCSPVTPYSRRDFYKVSLIIGTGKIHYADKWIYIDRPALLFSNPIIPYSWEAESALQEGWFCLFTEAFIQTGEYKESLQDSPLFSIGSNPVFFIDEIQQKEISELFIKMTKEITSDYLHRYGLLRNYLHLIIHEAMKMNPTENFEKHVNASSRITSLFLELLERQFPIDTHHLCLKLKTANDYARSLSIHVNHLNRSVKEHTGKTTTDHIAARITREARALLQHTDWNISEIAYGLGFEYPAYFTNFFKKNAGVSPIEVRHTTV, from the coding sequence ATGAAGTCAATTGAGAGTGTTCAGGAATTTTATACACGTGTACCCTTGGCAAATCCATTGGGGTTAACTTTGGACAATGCAGGATCTGGTCACTTTAACGTGTTTTCCAGGGCAAATTGTTCGCCAGTTACTCCTTACAGCAGAAGGGATTTTTATAAAGTATCTTTAATTATTGGTACAGGTAAAATACATTATGCTGATAAATGGATTTATATAGACAGGCCAGCCCTGTTATTCTCCAATCCTATAATTCCTTATTCATGGGAAGCAGAATCAGCCTTACAAGAAGGTTGGTTCTGCCTCTTTACGGAAGCCTTTATACAAACCGGAGAATATAAAGAGTCTTTACAAGATTCTCCTTTGTTTAGTATTGGCAGTAATCCTGTGTTTTTCATTGATGAAATTCAGCAAAAAGAAATATCAGAGTTGTTTATAAAGATGACAAAGGAAATTACTTCAGATTATTTGCATAGGTATGGTTTATTGCGAAATTATCTGCATCTGATCATTCATGAAGCCATGAAAATGAATCCAACAGAGAATTTCGAGAAACACGTGAATGCATCTTCAAGAATTACTTCGCTGTTTCTGGAACTTCTGGAAAGGCAGTTTCCTATAGATACGCATCATTTATGCCTAAAATTAAAGACTGCAAATGATTATGCCAGAAGCCTTTCAATTCATGTGAACCATTTGAACCGCTCTGTAAAAGAACATACAGGAAAAACAACAACCGATCATATTGCTGCAAGAATAACCAGAGAAGCCAGAGCTTTGCTCCAGCATACAGACTGGAATATTTCGGAAATTGCCTATGGCCTTGGATTCGAATATCCAGCTTACTTTACTAATTTTTTCAAAAAAAACGCTGGCGTTTCTCCAATTGAGGTCAGGCATACAACAGTCTGA
- a CDS encoding HAD family hydrolase, which produces MKKFDAIIYDLDDTIFPTGTITKEVVKPVLDAIVDYNDGTLTADILQKALADCYKHSLRDVAMLYGFNRKMHEEAVKAFSALKIDYQLQTYPDYPCLKQIPGLRFLVTSGYTGFQQLKIRNLGIDKDFQEILIHDNEKSSFLGKVELFLQIQEKYKLKAGNVMVIGDNPVSEIAAGNQLGMVTVQVLRLGVIKDETAKYHVADFNKLLLNHFTNS; this is translated from the coding sequence ATGAAGAAATTCGATGCTATAATTTATGATTTGGATGACACTATTTTTCCGACAGGAACGATTACGAAAGAAGTTGTAAAACCAGTTTTAGATGCCATCGTTGACTATAACGATGGTACGCTTACAGCTGACATTCTACAAAAGGCATTAGCAGACTGTTACAAGCATTCCCTAAGGGATGTGGCAATGTTATACGGTTTCAATAGAAAAATGCATGAAGAGGCCGTAAAAGCCTTCTCTGCTTTAAAAATAGATTACCAGTTACAAACCTATCCGGATTATCCGTGCCTCAAACAAATTCCGGGTCTCAGATTTTTGGTAACTTCTGGTTATACTGGGTTTCAGCAACTCAAGATCAGAAATCTGGGTATTGACAAAGATTTCCAGGAAATATTGATTCATGACAATGAGAAGAGCAGCTTTCTCGGAAAGGTGGAACTCTTTTTGCAAATTCAGGAGAAATACAAACTTAAAGCTGGAAATGTTATGGTAATTGGTGACAACCCCGTTTCTGAAATCGCTGCTGGTAACCAACTTGGAATGGTAACCGTCCAGGTGTTAAGATTGGGAGTAATTAAAGACGAAACTGCAAAATACCACGTAGCGGATTTCAATAAACTTTTACTTAATCATTTCACAAATAGCTAA
- the nudK gene encoding GDP-mannose pyrophosphatase NudK, translated as MIDNVKIINSEILSDNWYTLKKITYQYSLKDGTIQTQDREAYDRGNGAVILLYNKEQQTVILTRQFRLPTYINGNESGLLIEACAGLLDKDNAEDCIKRETEEETGYKITEVRKIFEAYMSPGSVTEILHFFIAAYTKEMKIHEGGGLAHEQENIEVLEISVDQAMAMVENGEIKDAKTIMLLQYVKLHQIV; from the coding sequence ATGATTGATAACGTAAAGATAATAAACTCGGAAATCCTCTCTGATAACTGGTATACACTTAAAAAGATAACCTACCAATATTCATTAAAAGATGGCACAATACAAACACAGGACAGAGAAGCATATGACCGTGGAAATGGCGCAGTAATTTTATTGTATAACAAAGAACAACAGACTGTTATCCTCACCAGACAATTCAGATTACCTACTTATATTAATGGAAATGAATCGGGATTACTGATTGAAGCCTGTGCCGGCCTTTTAGATAAAGACAATGCCGAGGACTGTATCAAAAGAGAAACAGAAGAGGAAACCGGCTATAAAATTACTGAGGTACGCAAAATATTTGAGGCTTATATGTCCCCAGGCTCCGTGACAGAAATTCTACATTTCTTCATTGCAGCTTATACCAAAGAAATGAAAATACATGAAGGAGGCGGATTAGCACATGAACAGGAAAACATCGAAGTGCTCGAGATTTCTGTTGATCAGGCAATGGCCATGGTGGAAAATGGAGAGATTAAAGACGCAAAAACAATTATGTTACTGCAATATGTAAAACTTCACCAGATTGTGTAG
- a CDS encoding Vat family streptogramin A O-acetyltransferase: protein MMKGPDKDEKYPISHYNRLCFLKNIITSPNIIVGDYTYYDDFKDVYNFERNVKYHFDFIGDKLIIGKFCMIASGVTFIMNGANHKMDGITAYPFNIFGNGWEKVTPKMEELPFKGDTIVGNDVWIGSNATIMPGVHIGDGAIIATNTTVTKDVAPYTVVGGNPGKEIRKRFSEEKIEELLELKWWDWKIERITENLHELTGPKSRFL, encoded by the coding sequence ATGATGAAAGGACCCGATAAAGACGAGAAATACCCGATAAGCCATTATAATAGACTCTGTTTTTTGAAGAATATCATCACCAGTCCCAATATAATTGTAGGGGATTATACCTATTACGATGATTTTAAGGATGTTTATAATTTCGAAAGGAATGTAAAGTATCATTTTGATTTTATCGGGGATAAATTGATTATCGGTAAATTCTGCATGATTGCTTCGGGCGTAACTTTTATTATGAATGGGGCTAACCACAAAATGGACGGGATCACAGCATATCCGTTTAATATTTTTGGCAATGGCTGGGAAAAAGTCACCCCTAAAATGGAAGAACTACCTTTTAAAGGTGATACCATTGTTGGCAATGATGTTTGGATTGGTTCAAATGCGACGATTATGCCCGGAGTTCATATTGGAGATGGTGCCATCATCGCGACAAATACGACAGTAACCAAAGATGTAGCCCCTTACACTGTTGTGGGAGGCAATCCGGGTAAAGAAATCAGAAAGCGTTTTTCTGAAGAAAAAATAGAAGAACTTTTAGAGTTGAAGTGGTGGGACTGGAAAATTGAAAGAATCACGGAGAATCTTCACGAACTAACGGGCCCTAAATCGCGGTTTCTGTAA
- a CDS encoding carboxypeptidase-like regulatory domain-containing protein, which produces MNKLIIIIAVVSLSVKTIYAQNLQEAGGIVVDEHQKTLPYVSLKIGKQIAAMTNADGEFLLKYSDAKHKDSLIISYIGYKNLKFSLSELHKDMKIQLIPSVVNLKEITIRPVSAESIIRQAIKNIPENYDTRPFEMKGFYREIGKVDTSYLSFAEASLNILSQGYKENSGKDKIVINKERNLKKLGEREVNNPLNMTIDGAPYSIIANDMAKNPVRILGKNYFKKYKFEIAGSVMNNGEEAYLITFDQQDKLKEALYKGKMVILKSSYAIVSTDFALSPKGITYAKPDISFITRPVYSLLGYNFRKLNEEFSERYVKINDKWYPYFYKISAVHHLKAKYKHLEGTLAVNAELFISKINIPAQGNYDKIMPGNYVFKNYVTTYKDDYWGDYNFIKPTNSLKELAEKLQTN; this is translated from the coding sequence ATGAATAAATTAATTATAATTATAGCTGTTGTTTCTTTAAGTGTAAAAACAATTTATGCGCAAAACTTACAAGAAGCCGGAGGTATTGTGGTCGATGAGCATCAGAAAACCTTGCCTTATGTTAGCCTGAAGATCGGTAAACAGATAGCCGCAATGACCAACGCTGATGGTGAATTTTTATTAAAGTATTCAGATGCAAAGCACAAGGATTCATTGATCATCTCTTATATAGGTTATAAAAACCTAAAATTCTCTTTATCAGAATTGCATAAAGACATGAAAATACAATTAATCCCATCAGTTGTAAATTTAAAAGAAATAACGATCAGGCCAGTTAGTGCTGAATCTATTATCCGCCAGGCTATAAAAAACATTCCTGAAAATTACGATACCCGGCCATTTGAAATGAAAGGATTTTACAGAGAGATAGGGAAAGTTGATACCAGCTATCTTTCTTTTGCAGAGGCTTCTTTGAATATTTTGAGCCAGGGCTATAAAGAAAATAGTGGAAAAGATAAGATTGTGATCAATAAAGAACGTAATCTTAAAAAATTGGGGGAGAGGGAAGTTAATAATCCATTAAACATGACAATAGATGGCGCACCTTATTCGATTATAGCCAATGATATGGCTAAGAATCCGGTACGTATTTTAGGCAAGAATTATTTTAAGAAATATAAATTTGAAATAGCTGGTTCAGTAATGAATAATGGAGAAGAAGCCTATTTGATTACGTTTGATCAACAGGATAAACTTAAAGAAGCTTTATATAAAGGCAAGATGGTCATCTTGAAAAGCAGTTATGCTATAGTATCTACCGATTTTGCTTTAAGTCCTAAAGGTATTACCTATGCAAAACCGGATATTTCATTTATTACGCGGCCTGTCTATAGTTTACTGGGCTATAATTTCCGAAAACTTAATGAAGAATTCAGTGAGCGGTATGTCAAAATTAATGATAAATGGTATCCTTACTTCTATAAAATTTCTGCTGTACACCATTTGAAGGCTAAGTACAAACATCTGGAAGGTACGCTGGCTGTAAATGCCGAACTATTTATTTCAAAGATCAACATACCGGCTCAGGGCAATTATGACAAGATCATGCCCGGAAATTATGTTTTTAAAAATTATGTTACTACTTATAAAGATGACTATTGGGGAGATTACAATTTTATTAAACCAACGAATTCCCTTAAAGAACTCGCAGAAAAACTCCAAACCAATTGA
- a CDS encoding NAD(P)H-dependent oxidoreductase, which yields MNKNILIINGHPNKESLNYALTNAYQQGAIQSGAQVEVIHIGELNFNPNLQYGYTKRIVLEPDLLASLEKIKKADHLVWIHPVWWGGLPAMMKGFIDRLFLPGIAYKYRENSVWWDKLLTGKTARIITTLDQPAWYYWIFYGNPSVNQLKKSTLEFCGIKPVSVTYIGIVKTAAEKQRANWIAKVYQLGEKQK from the coding sequence ATGAATAAGAATATTCTGATCATCAACGGGCATCCGAATAAAGAAAGTCTCAATTACGCATTGACAAATGCTTATCAACAAGGCGCAATCCAATCTGGTGCACAGGTAGAGGTGATTCATATCGGTGAATTGAATTTTAACCCTAACCTGCAATATGGTTATACAAAAAGGATAGTATTAGAACCTGATCTGCTCGCCAGTCTGGAAAAGATTAAAAAAGCGGATCACCTGGTTTGGATCCACCCTGTTTGGTGGGGAGGTCTGCCAGCAATGATGAAAGGTTTTATTGACCGTTTATTTCTGCCAGGTATTGCTTACAAATACCGGGAGAACTCCGTTTGGTGGGATAAATTATTAACTGGCAAAACTGCCAGGATTATTACAACCTTAGATCAGCCAGCCTGGTATTACTGGATATTTTACGGAAATCCCAGCGTAAATCAGTTAAAGAAAAGCACTTTAGAATTTTGCGGGATTAAACCTGTTTCGGTAACCTATATCGGAATTGTAAAGACCGCAGCAGAAAAACAAAGAGCAAACTGGATAGCGAAAGTTTATCAATTAGGTGAAAAACAAAAATAA
- a CDS encoding ExbD/TolR family protein, which yields MPRIKVKRSALTVDMTAMTDVSFLLLTFFILTAVAKQPDPLDVKIPSSTYKLKVPEIDIAILTIGKGKVFFEAAGQEVRISMLEKMGAQYRIDFSPEEKKRFSVISSFGVPVQSLKKFISMDAAKRKASGLETGIPADSANNQLADWVLHSRKAVAELHATSMRVSIKGDAAEEYPAIKKIVDILQKQKINKFSLLTNQE from the coding sequence ATGCCTAGAATTAAAGTTAAGCGCAGCGCTTTAACAGTCGACATGACTGCTATGACCGATGTCTCCTTTTTACTACTTACCTTTTTCATTTTAACTGCAGTTGCTAAACAGCCAGATCCCCTGGATGTAAAAATCCCTTCCTCTACTTATAAATTAAAAGTTCCGGAAATTGATATTGCTATTCTGACCATTGGTAAAGGAAAAGTATTCTTTGAGGCTGCAGGACAAGAGGTAAGAATTTCCATGTTAGAAAAAATGGGCGCACAATATCGGATTGACTTTAGTCCGGAAGAGAAAAAGAGATTTAGTGTGATCAGTTCTTTTGGCGTCCCTGTTCAAAGCTTAAAAAAGTTTATCAGCATGGACGCTGCCAAAAGAAAGGCATCGGGATTGGAAACGGGAATTCCTGCTGATTCAGCAAACAATCAATTGGCAGACTGGGTACTCCATTCCAGAAAAGCAGTCGCAGAATTGCATGCCACCTCCATGCGGGTCAGCATCAAAGGAGATGCCGCGGAAGAGTATCCGGCTATCAAGAAAATTGTAGACATCCTTCAAAAGCAAAAGATCAATAAATTTAGTTTATTAACCAATCAGGAATAA
- a CDS encoding aldo/keto reductase gives MKYRNLGTTKEKLSAVGLGCMGMSFAYGPVDDTESIATLHKALDLGVNFWDTADVYGNGINEELISKVLTTNREKIFIATKFGFRFQDDVSSPGNTNGTYFDGSPAWMKIAVEKSLKRLKIDTIDLYYVHRVDPNIPIEETVGAMAELVKEGKVRYLGLSEASPASIRKAHAVHPIAALQSEYSLLTRDVEAEILGTVRELGISLIPYSPLARGLVTNTLDINSLADNDFRKSLPRYQQGNLDNNAKLISGFAAIAQDKNCTPAQLALAWVLAQGEDIIPIPGTKKRKYLEENAASVDVDLLAADLKAIDELITRFPVSGERYSEGAMKLVNN, from the coding sequence ATGAAATATAGAAATCTAGGAACAACTAAAGAAAAGCTATCGGCTGTAGGACTTGGCTGTATGGGAATGAGTTTTGCATACGGACCTGTTGATGATACTGAAAGCATTGCAACTTTACATAAAGCTCTTGATCTTGGGGTAAATTTCTGGGATACTGCGGATGTTTATGGTAATGGAATAAATGAAGAGCTGATCTCCAAAGTATTAACAACTAACAGAGAAAAGATATTTATTGCAACCAAATTTGGATTCCGCTTTCAGGACGATGTTAGTAGCCCGGGCAATACAAACGGAACTTATTTTGATGGCTCACCAGCATGGATGAAAATTGCAGTAGAAAAAAGTCTGAAAAGATTAAAAATCGATACTATAGACTTATATTATGTACATCGTGTTGACCCCAATATCCCTATCGAGGAAACTGTAGGTGCAATGGCCGAACTGGTAAAAGAAGGGAAAGTACGCTACCTCGGGTTAAGTGAGGCTTCTCCGGCCTCTATCCGAAAAGCACATGCAGTACACCCTATTGCTGCTTTACAAAGTGAATATTCTTTGCTAACCAGGGATGTTGAAGCTGAGATATTAGGTACAGTACGGGAACTTGGCATTTCTCTGATCCCTTATTCGCCATTAGCACGGGGCCTGGTGACCAATACATTGGACATAAATTCATTGGCAGACAATGATTTCCGAAAATCATTACCACGTTATCAGCAGGGAAACCTGGATAATAACGCAAAATTGATTAGTGGATTTGCTGCAATAGCGCAGGATAAAAACTGCACACCGGCACAGCTTGCACTCGCATGGGTATTGGCACAGGGCGAAGATATTATACCGATCCCTGGCACTAAGAAAAGGAAATATTTAGAAGAAAATGCAGCTTCTGTTGATGTTGATTTATTAGCAGCCGATTTAAAAGCTATTGATGAACTTATTACACGTTTTCCGGTGAGTGGCGAGCGCTATAGTGAAGGGGCTATGAAATTAGTGAATAATTAA
- a CDS encoding class I SAM-dependent methyltransferase produces MSDHSNKPDFKEIAGQLGCPSGDKGIKTAEAMAVNNGNMIGLTIAGLSPKSNDVILEIGPGNGSHVISLLANTKHLLYYGVDISALMISEAIKLNTTAVACGRADFSLSDGMQLNFADGFFTKIFTVNTLYFWKDPKAYATEIRRVLKPGGIFILTFAPREFMEKLPFTQYGFHLYSREEAEELLIGSGFEILEVHLHKEMVRSNSAGMEVEREIILINAVK; encoded by the coding sequence ATGTCCGATCACTCTAATAAGCCCGATTTTAAAGAAATAGCTGGTCAGTTAGGTTGCCCTAGCGGGGATAAAGGTATAAAGACCGCTGAAGCGATGGCTGTCAATAATGGAAACATGATTGGGCTTACTATTGCAGGGCTGTCTCCGAAGTCTAATGATGTGATCCTGGAAATAGGGCCGGGCAATGGTTCACATGTTATTTCCCTGTTAGCAAATACGAAACATTTACTCTATTATGGAGTTGATATATCAGCATTGATGATCAGTGAAGCTATCAAGCTTAACACAACAGCTGTTGCTTGCGGTAGAGCTGATTTCTCGTTGTCAGATGGAATGCAGCTAAACTTTGCTGATGGCTTTTTTACTAAAATATTTACTGTAAACACGCTGTATTTCTGGAAAGATCCAAAAGCTTATGCTACTGAAATACGAAGAGTACTTAAACCAGGTGGTATATTCATCCTGACCTTCGCTCCGCGTGAATTCATGGAGAAACTTCCCTTTACCCAATATGGCTTTCATTTATACAGCAGAGAAGAGGCAGAAGAATTATTAATCGGCAGTGGTTTTGAGATCTTAGAGGTACACCTTCACAAAGAAATGGTCAGGAGCAATTCTGCGGGTATGGAAGTGGAGCGGGAAATTATCCTGATCAACGCAGTTAAATAG
- a CDS encoding DUF885 domain-containing protein, which produces MTKPQTIIYGLSVCLFAAIPFAANSQTKAPHTDKTWILQSNKYTEELVNLDKKYTPEYGSSQGLSAYDTLIVVPTLANELAERKEGELLASKYKAALQTENNIAVKQDLNILISHLTMGFKNQDFETKRKIPFLNAASTIYEGLQILLDDQTPEPRRAAAVIRLQKYAGLTAGYQPLTSILKARVLHQMEGEHMIYPSRQQMEVTLSRNASIIDGIADLFKKHKLTGWEKPYAVLKKQVEEYDLWTRKNVMPKARKDFKLTNQEYALQLEEYGVDIAPDQLAKMAHQAFLEIQQEMKPIAEQIAKQRNWPSSDYRDVIRQLKKEQILGDSIIPVYERHLKDIEVIIREKQLITLPSRPAIIRLASAAETARSPAPHMIPPPFLNNTGQRGVFVLPLNMPPAPGEKVTDKYDDFTFEAASWTLIAHEARPGHELQFDKMVEEGVSQARSLYAFNSTNAEGWGLYAEYMIRPYMPLEGQLVSLDYRLLRAARAFLDPEVQTGKITPEEVKKVLMEEVVQSSAMAQQEVERYTIKAPGQANSYFYGFTKMIALRKDTEDALGAKFNALRFHDFILSQGLLPPALIREAVLTDFIPAERKL; this is translated from the coding sequence ATGACTAAACCACAGACAATAATTTACGGATTAAGTGTATGTTTATTTGCTGCAATCCCGTTTGCAGCAAATTCACAAACCAAAGCACCCCATACTGACAAAACATGGATACTTCAATCTAATAAATATACAGAAGAACTCGTCAATCTTGACAAAAAATACACTCCTGAATATGGCTCTTCCCAAGGTTTGTCAGCATATGATACACTGATCGTTGTGCCCACTCTTGCCAATGAACTGGCAGAAAGAAAAGAAGGAGAACTACTGGCCTCAAAATACAAAGCTGCTTTACAAACAGAAAATAACATTGCTGTTAAACAAGATCTGAACATCCTGATTTCACACTTAACCATGGGATTTAAGAATCAGGATTTTGAAACTAAAAGAAAAATACCCTTTCTAAACGCAGCCAGTACTATTTATGAAGGCTTGCAAATTTTACTGGATGACCAGACTCCTGAACCAAGACGCGCTGCTGCTGTGATCCGTTTACAGAAATACGCGGGCCTTACAGCTGGTTATCAACCTTTAACCTCCATTCTGAAAGCACGTGTTTTACACCAGATGGAAGGTGAGCATATGATTTATCCTTCCCGCCAGCAAATGGAAGTTACTTTATCACGTAACGCCAGTATTATTGATGGTATCGCAGACTTGTTTAAGAAACACAAACTTACAGGATGGGAAAAACCATATGCTGTACTTAAAAAACAAGTGGAGGAATACGACTTGTGGACAAGGAAAAACGTAATGCCTAAAGCCCGGAAAGATTTCAAGCTGACTAATCAGGAATATGCTTTACAGTTAGAAGAGTATGGAGTTGATATAGCACCAGATCAATTGGCGAAAATGGCTCATCAGGCATTTTTAGAAATTCAGCAGGAAATGAAACCCATTGCAGAACAGATTGCCAAACAAAGAAACTGGCCTTCTTCAGATTATCGTGATGTAATCCGTCAACTGAAAAAGGAACAAATATTAGGAGATTCTATCATTCCTGTTTATGAAAGACACCTGAAAGATATAGAAGTTATCATCCGTGAAAAGCAATTGATAACTTTGCCTTCACGTCCTGCTATCATCCGTCTGGCGAGTGCTGCTGAGACAGCGCGTTCTCCCGCTCCGCACATGATTCCACCTCCATTCCTGAATAATACAGGTCAGCGTGGTGTATTTGTATTGCCATTAAATATGCCACCAGCTCCTGGAGAAAAAGTGACTGATAAATATGATGATTTTACTTTTGAAGCTGCTTCCTGGACATTAATTGCACATGAAGCCCGTCCGGGTCATGAATTACAATTTGACAAAATGGTAGAAGAAGGAGTTTCTCAAGCACGTAGTTTATATGCTTTTAATTCAACCAATGCTGAAGGATGGGGATTATATGCAGAGTATATGATCAGACCTTACATGCCACTTGAAGGTCAGTTAGTTTCTTTGGATTACAGATTATTAAGAGCTGCCCGTGCTTTCCTTGATCCTGAAGTACAAACTGGGAAAATCACACCAGAAGAGGTAAAAAAAGTACTGATGGAAGAGGTTGTACAATCATCCGCAATGGCGCAACAAGAAGTAGAGCGTTATACCATTAAAGCACCCGGACAAGCAAATAGTTATTTTTATGGCTTTACGAAAATGATTGCTTTAAGAAAAGATACAGAAGATGCTTTAGGTGCAAAATTCAATGCCCTTCGTTTTCATGATTTCATCTTGTCACAAGGCTTACTTCCGCCTGCATTGATCAGGGAGGCTGTATTAACGGATTTCATACCAGCAGAAAGAAAATTGTAA